The Balaenoptera acutorostrata chromosome 13, mBalAcu1.1, whole genome shotgun sequence region CTGACTCTCAGAGaagttatgtaacttgcccaaggtcatagtaCTAGTACTAATGAGTGGAGATGCTGGTGTTCTGAACAGTCTGACTCCATAACTGAGCTTTTAGCCACGCATTCCAGGAGTATATATTGAGATATGGATACTCTTTCCTAAGTAAGCACTGTAtcttctctttgtattttcaCTTCCATCTGTCTGTTGTGTTCAGGGTTCAAGCCACTAAAGATGAATTAATAGTGCTGATTGACAAAGTTGTTTCTGGGGCAGAGGTACAGGTTCATTCAATTTAGATTCAGTTTGGCACTCACATACCATAATCTATAGGGATGAGAGCATGTGGGATAACtgaaaatagataacaaatacacactggatttaaCTAGAAAATGTCCAATTTCTTTTCACTAAAATGCAGAATTATGATCTAATTCACTGTCTTTAATATTTGCATGATTCTTTTTTCCAGATGTTTAGAAAGACTTCCCTGAGCTTACCTTGCCAGATCTGTTTGGGTCCCTCAGgttacaaatatattaaggataaGGAGTTTGCAAAGGAATAAAGTCTTAAAGAGAATATGCAAAACTTGTatagccataaagagaaatggaaataacatgTTGGATTGGTagaacattgttttctttttccaaaatactttttctttttccaaagtagTATGAACATATTGTTTTACAGTTCAAGGAAGGAGAAacattaaataagtgaataaataagcttattttgaagaaaacagaGACTGAGATTGTAACGTATATTCAAATACCATTTTGAatcttttttctactttctgattTATATTTCCCAATGCCCTTTAAATTTACTGTATTTAATAAtctgctgggattttttttagaaagtactAAGAAACCTTAGCTGCCAAGATGAAGAGAGCTTTGAAAAGATCTGCACCCCAAAGTAATGTCCAACAGAAAATTATCATTCAGATTAAACAAAATGAGCTAACATTAAttaaaactccttttttttttcgtGGTGAATGTCTCAGTTCTTACCAGTAGCTAACAGATCACGTCGGAGAGTATTTAGGCGTTCAGAATCCACAGTCCCCAAAAGAACCTCCAAATCTGAACTCCAGGAGCTAATATTTAAGTAGTTGTTCATCAATTCTACTCGGATGAAGAGAATTTCTGAGGAGCCCTTGTCTTTAACAGTGAGAAAAGTTGGAAGAAAGGAGCCCAACTCAACTATCCCTGCCCTAAATCCTCATGATTCTGAGCTCTTCCGTTTCACAGAGCAATCCTGTGTGAAGTGTCAGCTCTGTGCTCTCCCCCACTGCCCGTCTGTAGCGCTGCATGGCTTTGCATTGCTTAAGGATAAACAGGTTGAAGTTGCatatggttaacattttttgtttgagCTGGTGCAGGGAGAGATTGTTTAGCATCTGCAGGTCTCACATGGTGTCACGGGCAGTAAAGGAATGACTGAAGTAGTTGCAGACAGCATGGAGTCTGCGTTCCTCTCTTTGCCTAAGAAATCATGGATAATTAACATGGATTGAATACAAAGCATGAGAGCAGAGGCACGAGATCAGAAACCCCCATCTCCACGTGGGATCTCCATATTTACCTGTATTATATGAGGCAATAAAAAACCAGaggagaaaagtaataaaaacgcaatagtaataaaaacttatatttacataatttcttTCTGCCCCAGGATTCCGAAGCATTTGATGAAAATCATATAGGAAAACCTGTCACGGGACCTGTGACTTATAACTGGCAGAAGAGCTCATTAGCAATTACAGGCTGGCCAAAGGAACCAGAGACAAAATGCATTTCAGAAAGAGAGTCCTGCCTTAGGTCTTCTGACTTATCCTGTTACCTTTATGACTATAAATCAGAGTGATCAATTTCAAACATACTCCTACTTGTCATTTGAAAGTGGCGAGAATCATTAAAAGCTCACAAATTCACCAAATTACCATCAACCTGGAACTGTGAAACCCATGGTCACTTAGGGAAGTGTTAAGTGCACATTTTATGTCCTTTCATCGGTGCTTCCCAACATGGAATTAAAGGATAAGGCCTTCATCTTATGTGCCCAGCATTATCAGGTTTCCCAGACATCTTTCCTATACGTGAGTTGAAATTCGTACTGTGGCTATGAAATCAGGCTGGTTTTGTTATGACTTGAAAAGGTTTGTAAGGCACAGCTGTCATCTCCAGCTGTTTTTATCAGTGATCTGCAGGCTACAGTGGTCCTTTGTAAGTTGTGCTCTTACAAATGCCATGAGGGTGTGTTCTACTAACACCCACATATTGAGAATCCCCACCAAAAACTGGATTTGAGAGAGAAATTGTGCTTGAAGCCAAGAGGATTTTTGAAAGATTAGACAGTAATAAAATAGCTACTTCCCCAGAACATGAGGACTTCTGTGGCAAATCCATTGCTTTTCAACTCAACAAAATCTCTTGTATGTATCAGGCAGGTGCCAGTTATAATTCTACTCCTCATAATAATAGTGAAGGCACATGATGTAGGTATTCTGTAAAGTCTTTAAGCATATTACCTCGTTTAAGCCTCAACAACATGATGAGGTAGGTACTACTTTTATTCCCATGTAAGGATAGCAAAGTTTGGGATGGTTAAATTATCTGCTAACGTCACAGCCATTTGCAAAGTGCCATTGGTTCTAAAATGAAGTCACAATGAAATCATTCTTTAGTCTTATCTCTCGGATTCTTATCTCTAGATAATAAGTCcaagaaataagagaaagtaaATGCTCTCCTGCCAGTTTAATTGAAAGAAAAGTAAGGAGTAGAATCTCATAAAGTCAGAGATGAGAGAGCAAATATAAAATCAGCCCTATATCCTAGCTATTGATAtcatgtcattattttttatcaaTTCACCCAACAAAGACTATATATTTTTCATTGCTATAGTGGAAATCACAACTAAACTGTTATAATGCCAATTAcactagaaaaataaagcatagcATAAGCACTATCACTTGCACAGGGTTTTTATGTtctgcttgatatgacttcatgAGATAAGATATAATAGATGATATTACCTATTTGTGAACTTCTCCAGTCCACTTATTCACTCTACAcactcccagcctcagtttcccctctaaAATCCTCCCAGCTCAAAAATTCAATGATCTTATAATTCTAAGTCACAGCAGTTTTTTGAAAGTATGCTTTACTCATTATTCTTTTTATGCCTTTCGAATATAAGACAGTTGATATTAACCAAGTATTCTCAAATAGTCTCACAAACATTGGATGTTCATTATAGCAATCCTGACTCCAACAAACCTTCATGAATCAACCTGTTATAAAATAAAGCATTACAGTAAGGCAGATAAATATTATCATCTGCTACAGCTTCTCAAAACATTCTTCATAAGTGATGTTTTATGCAACATGATTGGAAAGCTCTGCCATCTCCCTTAAGGTTAAACTTGTGATCATCATGTAGATAGGAAATAAAAACCTCTGCATAGAATTGTATTCATATCATTTATGAAGCAGAAGTAAAGAATCACAGAGAATGAAATGTTTTCATAACAGCAAAGAACCACagctaatattttttgagccTTTGCTCTGTGCAACACATTATATGCATTACTTCATTTAAGTTAAATGTATAATAATCGTGGGTAAGACTTCTTGAGGCTTCTCTCATTGAAtactcacaataaccctatgaagtaaTAAAGTAGATAACTGATATTCTACTCAGCACATTATTATTTAgaatattcacattttatttgAATTGTCTCAAAGTCTCCTCCATTAATAACAGAGACTGTTATTTTCCATccaatttatctctccttcttcctttactAAGAGAATGCTAATTGGATTAAGGGTGCCAACGTGCCCGTATAAAAACTTGCATTCCCAGACTCTCCAGTAGTGAGAGGTGTTCCTTTACACACTCCTGACCAATAATATATAAACAGAAATTTCCTGCTAGGAATTCTGTGtaagcctatttatttatttatttatttatttatttatttatagcagtAAGACCAACGGCAGCAAAGAGTTCAGCTTTTTATTGACCCTGTTACTAAAGAGGTTTAGTCAAAAAGACCAAAGCACATGCCATCATGAGACTCTCCAGATTcttcttcctttgcttctgctttcttctcctcAGCTGGGGCAGCAGTGATGGAGGGGGCGGGACCTCCTGCTGGGGCGGGACCTCCTGCTGGGGCAGGTCCACCTGCCCCCACATTGCGGATGAGGATCCCGATGTTGACATTGGCCAAAGCCTTTGCAAACAAGCCTGGCCAGAGATGTTCCACATTTACACCGGCTGCTTTAATGAGGGCATTGATCTTACCCTCCGTGACTGTCACCTCATCGTCGTGCAGGATGAGGGCCGAGTAGATGCACGCCAGCTCCAAGACGGAGGCCATGGTGCGGGCAAGTGCTAGGTGGGGCTGCCGGGCACGGTGCTAGTCGCTGGATGAAGCGAGGGCCTCACCCCAAAAGTGGCCTTGGCTTCCTCGGAAGGACTGAGCACCTTAGAGGCAGCTGAGGAAAGGCAAGTAAGCCTTTGTAAATGGGACAGTCTGGGTTCTTGCCCGAGAAGATGTTTAAGGGGACACACGCTGCAAACAGATGGTCCTGTGTGGATTTACCCTGGCCCAGTCACATCTTGTTCTTCTTTCCGTACCACTTCGTACCTCTGGGTGTCAggccccttcctctcttccaaagtggggcctttggaaagTGTGGTCTTCACACTCAGTTTGGATGGAACTCAACACAATCTGGAGAAGGTGAGAGGATCCTTAAAGGAATGCCGTTGATGGACAGTATCCACGTGCACTGAAGCACAGGAGCAGGCAAAGTTGTGCTCACCAGGCTTCCACCTCCCTTCTTTGTCACTTCCTCTCCAGACGCTGATATTTCTCTTCAGGTGACCCTACAAGGTGAGTCTAACCCTGACCTCCTGTAAGGTCATTGTCCCACCACCGTCAAATCAGATCTACCAGCCTGGGAGCCTGGAGGTGGAGAGTGGTAAGGGGAattcctctgcctctccctctagTATCTTCCCAATCTGTTGTTAGATCCTTCACTCTTTTAAATAGTGCAAAtctaaatttttaagtaaaatcatAGAAATGCTAGAAACTGTGCTgtagttgaaaatgcatttaatattagGGTTGAAATGTGTTGATAACTGTGATATCAAAGCAACAAATactttaaaggaaaagataaactCCACACGTTTTTTGAACTgtctgaaacaaataaaataattcaaagaccttttaaactggaaaaatatttataacatatgtGACATTTAGATTTTACTATCTTTAATATATGGAGggttcttaaaaattaatttttaaaaaagagcacgTATTCCAATAAACAAATGAGCAAAGAACATGAACCGGCagtaaaacacatacacacacaactaaAGATAGAccacgaggggcttccctggtggtgcagtggttaagaatccacctgccaatgcagggtaacaggggttcgagccctggtccaggaagatcccacatgccgcggagcaactaagcccgtgtgccacaactactgagcctacatgccacaactactgaatcccacgtgcctagagcccgagctccacaacaagagaagccaccacaatgagaagcccacacaccgcaacgaagagtagccccactcgccacaactagagaaagcccacgcacagcaacaaagacccaacgcagccaaagataaatgaataaataaatatttttaaaaaacaaacaaagatagACCAGGAAAAAGTTTTAAGTTCAATTATTTCAGCTAGTCGAATAAAAGCTGATTGAATCAGTGAGTTTTTAACtagaaaatgtactttaaaattgATAATATTCAGGGATAATGATGCAGGAATCATCAATAACcttaaggaatataaattggtacagctatgCTGGATGtaactttgaaaaaatatatccattttttcAATCCTAAAATTGTGTACAAACTATGACCTAGTAATTCTTCCTCTAAGAATTCACCCTAAGAAAATGATTATAGATGTAACAAAGATTTATTTACCAAGGTTGTTTATCAATATACTTCTTTACAATAACCAAAAACATGGATAGAACCTCCAGCCCAACATTAGGGAATTGGTTGAATAaactgtgtatacacatataatggGAAATTATAAAACCATTTTGAATAAGATTGAAAACTAGCATttaggaaaatagaaatatattcatgTTATATTGTGGGCAAAGGTTACAAAATAGTTTATACAGTATGATTCATTATTGCAATATTTGTAAATAAGGATATccatggaaataaagaaaaactatatacCATAACACAGGTTATTTCTGGTTGATGATACTGCAgtgtttcttattttctccttacCCCTTATGTAATGTATAAATCTTCTACCATGAACATCGATTGTTGTCATAAGAGACtattattttaaactattaaagTTAATGGCAAATAATTAGATAATCAAGTAGTCAAGGAATTAATTTTGATGCAATATGAGAAAGTCGGTTTGAAATATGTAACAGGGGAGTATCAGAGCATTTAAATCCCAACATGGGAATGAGGAAAGCAATTGTGTCATGGaaagaagaaattcaaataaaacaaGTGTACAGAGGAAGACAAGCTGAGATTTGAAACTGGTAAAGAGGGAAAAGGATGATATTGACTATTAGCTCAGATAAGAAAGCCAAGGAACAAGCTTTCAGTGCATTTGAGTATTATAAGTCAACTTACTATCATACAAAACAATAATGTGTTTTTATTCGGTGCAAATGCAGCAATGGCCAAATTACTTACTCTAAAATGCAAACACCTTAAAGGGGAGCTAGTAGAACACTGGAAGCAGTTAACTGATCTccaacatgactgggattttcaGGCTGGTGTTAAGTTTAACAATCTTGAAAGGTGTTTTGGAGTTCAAATGCAAAATAGGTCCCTCCCTTGGAGGGAATTCTGTGAATTAATTGGAGACACAGGCATTTACAGCTCACAGGTTTCCTCATTTGCTGGAGGGTGTCGTTATCTTTATAgttctacatataaaataggcaaATGTCCTAGGTCACGCCTCTTCCCATGAAAACTTGATCATGTGCTGGGAAGCAAGGGGAAGCCCAAAAAAAGTCTACCAATGGACAGAGATACAGATACATAACCCAACACAAAGGCACATCAGTTTAGAAAACTGATGCCTTTCCCCAAGCATCAAGGAATTGTCCTCTTAGGGGAGAAAATGGTTATTTCTGAGGACTACTCATGATCACTCCCAGAATTTTCTTATGTTCCAGAAAAACCACCACATAGAAATTTCCACCACTGTAGTATTCATATTTCCTAGCACACAG contains the following coding sequences:
- the LOC103000576 gene encoding 60S acidic ribosomal protein P1-like — encoded protein: MASVLELACIYSALILHDDEVTVTEGLFAKALANVNIGILIRNVGAGGPAPAGGPAPAGGPAPSITAAPAEEKKAEAKEEESGESHDGMCFGLFD